A single region of the Sphingobium sp. EP60837 genome encodes:
- a CDS encoding AMP-binding protein: MSLTIGGVDPARRDQFALMDERVSYDWHQLDELLNRTANALNGLDLTERRVAVFAPNSAETVIAYVACLEAGISSVPVSFHLTPSEAAYILKDSGAVALFVGPETLEAGFAAATEAGVHTVIGWRCPDREGVIHWEDWIAAASTEEPDHDVPPLPHLHYTSGTTGRPKATETPPQYFPRVATVKALAEAIRPRITPSPGIAVGPLYHTGPLGMARNVFGGMSLITVEHFDPEKTLALIEKHKVAGSVMVPTHFQRMLALPEEVRAKYDVSSIQRLAHTGAACPRAVKQAMIDWFGPVLVEAYGGTEAGSTTFITSQEWLERPGSVGKALAPFETVIYGEDGQVLGPKEVGQVYFRDTSGHGIIYRGDPEKTAAAHIAPGIFTLGEMGYVDEEGYLYITDRVSDMIVSGGVNIYPAESEHVLLRHPKVADIAVVAAPNAEMGEEARALVIPKDPSDPPTADELNAFCRASLASYKCPRSYEMVDDIGRTVMGKVNKKALRQRFWPSDRTIGG, translated from the coding sequence ATGTCTCTGACCATAGGCGGGGTCGATCCCGCGCGCCGTGATCAGTTCGCCCTAATGGATGAACGGGTGAGCTATGACTGGCATCAGTTGGATGAGTTGCTCAATCGCACCGCTAATGCTCTGAACGGACTAGACCTGACGGAGCGCCGGGTCGCCGTGTTCGCGCCCAACAGCGCGGAGACCGTAATCGCCTATGTCGCCTGCCTGGAGGCGGGCATTTCGAGTGTCCCTGTAAGCTTTCACCTGACCCCTTCGGAGGCCGCCTATATCCTGAAGGATAGCGGCGCGGTTGCACTGTTCGTCGGGCCAGAGACGCTGGAGGCGGGTTTTGCCGCAGCCACCGAAGCTGGCGTTCACACCGTCATCGGCTGGCGCTGCCCCGATCGGGAGGGCGTCATCCATTGGGAGGACTGGATCGCCGCAGCCTCGACGGAGGAGCCGGACCATGACGTGCCGCCGCTGCCGCACCTTCACTACACCTCCGGCACCACAGGGCGGCCCAAGGCGACCGAGACGCCGCCGCAATATTTCCCGCGCGTCGCCACGGTAAAGGCTCTGGCTGAAGCGATCCGCCCCCGCATCACTCCTTCGCCCGGCATCGCCGTTGGGCCACTTTATCATACCGGCCCTCTCGGCATGGCGCGCAATGTCTTTGGCGGCATGAGCCTAATCACTGTCGAGCATTTCGATCCTGAAAAGACCCTCGCGCTGATCGAGAAGCACAAGGTTGCAGGATCGGTGATGGTGCCGACCCATTTCCAGCGGATGCTGGCGCTGCCGGAGGAAGTGCGCGCCAAATATGATGTGTCGAGCATCCAGCGCTTGGCGCACACCGGCGCGGCCTGTCCTCGAGCGGTCAAGCAGGCGATGATCGACTGGTTCGGTCCGGTGCTCGTAGAGGCTTATGGTGGCACCGAAGCCGGATCGACGACGTTCATCACCTCACAGGAATGGCTGGAACGGCCCGGCTCAGTAGGCAAGGCGCTCGCCCCTTTTGAAACTGTGATCTACGGAGAAGATGGGCAGGTCCTAGGGCCGAAAGAAGTCGGGCAGGTCTATTTCCGCGACACCAGCGGCCATGGCATCATCTATCGCGGTGACCCGGAAAAGACAGCCGCCGCCCATATCGCGCCGGGCATCTTCACGCTGGGCGAGATGGGCTATGTCGATGAGGAGGGCTATCTCTACATCACCGATCGCGTGTCCGATATGATCGTGAGTGGCGGGGTGAATATCTACCCCGCCGAGTCCGAGCATGTGCTGCTGCGCCATCCCAAGGTGGCGGATATTGCCGTGGTAGCCGCTCCCAACGCAGAAATGGGCGAGGAAGCCCGCGCGCTGGTCATTCCGAAAGACCCGAGCGATCCGCCCACAGCCGATGAACTCAACGCCTTCTGCCGCGCCTCGCTCGCCAGCTATAAATGCCCGCGCAGCTACGAGATGGTCGATGACATCGGCCGCACCGTCATGGGCAAGGTCAACAAGAAGGCGCTGCGTCAGCGCTTCTGGCCCTCTGACCGGACCATCGGAGGCTAA
- the npdG gene encoding NADPH-dependent F420 reductase, with product MTQNEQVATIAVLGGTGKEGGGLALRWAHKGHKVIIGSRTAERAQEAAAQMNEVLGGNSVTGAANPDAAAQAEIVVLAVPYAAQQSTVKDVESALSGKILIDVTVPLMPPKVSRVQLPNGGSAVEAVQKMLGDGVRVVSAFQNISAHHLTKLDEEVECDVLVCADDAEAADQVVALAQEIGLRAWNAGPLCNSVVAEGLTSVLIALNRKYKVPGSGIRITGV from the coding sequence GTGACGCAGAATGAACAAGTGGCGACGATCGCCGTACTCGGAGGGACCGGCAAGGAAGGCGGCGGGCTCGCTCTGCGCTGGGCGCATAAGGGGCACAAGGTGATCATCGGCAGCCGTACCGCGGAGCGCGCGCAGGAAGCCGCTGCACAGATGAACGAGGTGCTGGGCGGGAACAGCGTGACCGGCGCGGCCAATCCCGACGCGGCGGCACAGGCGGAGATCGTCGTCCTGGCCGTGCCCTATGCGGCGCAGCAATCCACCGTGAAGGATGTCGAAAGCGCGCTTTCCGGCAAAATCCTGATCGACGTCACCGTTCCGTTGATGCCGCCCAAGGTCAGCCGGGTGCAACTGCCCAATGGCGGTTCGGCCGTGGAAGCGGTGCAGAAGATGCTGGGCGACGGCGTGCGCGTCGTGTCGGCCTTCCAGAATATCAGTGCCCATCACCTCACCAAGTTGGACGAGGAAGTAGAATGCGACGTGCTCGTCTGCGCTGACGATGCCGAAGCCGCCGATCAGGTGGTGGCGCTGGCGCAGGAAATCGGCTTGCGGGCCTGGAACGCCGGGCCGCTTTGCAACTCGGTGGTCGCCGAAGGGCTGACCTCCGTCCTTATCGCCCTCAATCGCAAATATAAGGTGCCCGGATCCGGTATCCGTATCACGGGTGTCTGA
- a CDS encoding acetyl-CoA C-acetyltransferase, which yields MAEAYIAALGRSAGGKRGGRLAGVHPADLAGKVLAALVDRADIDPAAIEDVIMGCACPAGEQGANIARNAVLASGLPESIPGTHVDRQCGSSQQALHFAAATVMAGVQDVVIAAGVESMTRVPMGLPWTLAAKHGYGTYRSPGIEDRYPQTPFSQFGGAELLAKKYGLNRETLDAYALESHRRAAAATQAGKFDAEIIPLEVVTPEGETIIHATDEGIRFDASLEKIISVKLLADDGVISAANASQICDGAAALLVVNERGLKTLGLTPLARIHHMTVIGHDPVIMLEAPIPATHRALDRAGMKIGDIDLYEVNEAFAPVPLAWTQALDADAARLNVHGGAIALGHPLGGSGAKLMATLVSALHDRKARFGLQTMCEAGGMANVTIVERL from the coding sequence ATGGCTGAAGCCTATATCGCCGCTCTCGGACGTAGCGCGGGTGGAAAGCGTGGCGGCCGGCTGGCCGGCGTGCATCCCGCCGATCTTGCTGGTAAGGTTCTGGCGGCGCTCGTTGATCGCGCCGACATCGATCCGGCGGCGATAGAGGATGTCATCATGGGCTGCGCCTGCCCAGCGGGCGAGCAGGGGGCGAACATTGCTCGCAACGCGGTGCTTGCCTCCGGCCTGCCCGAATCCATTCCGGGCACCCACGTGGATCGGCAATGCGGATCTTCGCAACAGGCGCTTCACTTCGCAGCGGCCACGGTCATGGCGGGCGTGCAGGATGTGGTGATCGCTGCGGGCGTCGAAAGCATGACGCGGGTGCCCATGGGCTTGCCCTGGACGCTCGCCGCCAAGCATGGCTACGGCACCTATCGCAGCCCTGGCATCGAAGATCGCTATCCGCAGACGCCGTTCAGCCAGTTTGGCGGGGCGGAATTGCTGGCGAAGAAATATGGCCTGAACAGAGAGACGCTGGACGCCTACGCGTTGGAAAGCCATCGCCGCGCCGCCGCCGCGACCCAGGCCGGCAAATTCGATGCGGAGATCATCCCGCTGGAGGTTGTGACGCCTGAAGGCGAGACCATCATACACGCGACGGATGAAGGTATCCGCTTCGACGCGAGCCTGGAAAAGATTATCAGCGTCAAGCTGCTGGCCGATGACGGAGTGATCTCAGCCGCCAACGCCAGCCAAATCTGCGATGGCGCCGCTGCGCTGCTGGTGGTGAATGAGAGAGGGCTCAAGACCTTAGGTCTAACCCCGCTCGCGCGCATTCACCACATGACCGTCATCGGCCATGACCCAGTGATCATGCTGGAAGCGCCGATCCCCGCGACCCACCGGGCGCTCGACCGCGCAGGGATGAAGATCGGCGACATCGATCTATATGAGGTGAACGAAGCCTTCGCTCCGGTGCCGCTGGCCTGGACGCAGGCGCTGGATGCCGATGCGGCGCGCCTCAACGTACATGGGGGAGCGATCGCGCTCGGTCATCCGCTCGGCGGATCAGGCGCAAAGTTGATGGCGACACTCGTCAGCGCGTTGCACGACCGGAAAGCCCGCTTTGGTCTCCAGACCATGTGTGAAGCGGGCGGCATGGCCAACGTAACGATCGTCGAGAGGCTCTGA
- a CDS encoding phosphotransferase family protein gives MESAVDMESLTAWMTDRGLGSGPLTGVATLAGGTQNILLRFTRDGRDYVFRRPPLHPRPNSNETMRREARVLRALAGTPVPHPGLITNCDDESVLGVAFYLMEPVEGFNPVGQLPEPHASSAEMRHAMGLALVDGIAALGALDHEALGLADFGKPANFLARQVDRWRSQLGGYREFEGWTGPDALPSVAAVGAWLERHRPERFTPGIMHGDYHLANVMYRPDGAELAAIIDWELATIGDPLLDLGWVLATWPDGKSESTVSVKPWDGFPSAEELVARYASKSDRDLSAIDWYHVLACYKLGILLEGTYARACAGKAPRDTGDKLHGRAVHLFERAEALIR, from the coding sequence GTGGAATCGGCAGTGGACATGGAGTCGCTGACGGCGTGGATGACGGATCGGGGGCTCGGCAGCGGGCCGCTGACCGGCGTGGCCACGCTTGCCGGAGGGACGCAGAACATCCTGCTGCGCTTCACCCGCGATGGCCGCGATTATGTGTTCCGCCGTCCTCCGCTCCATCCCCGGCCGAACAGCAATGAGACGATGCGGAGGGAAGCGCGGGTGCTGCGCGCACTGGCGGGAACGCCAGTCCCGCATCCCGGCCTTATCACCAATTGCGATGACGAAAGCGTGCTGGGCGTCGCCTTCTATCTGATGGAGCCGGTCGAGGGCTTCAATCCGGTGGGCCAGTTGCCCGAGCCTCATGCCAGTTCAGCGGAGATGCGCCATGCCATGGGGCTGGCCCTGGTGGACGGGATCGCCGCCCTTGGTGCGCTCGATCATGAAGCGCTGGGCCTGGCGGATTTTGGAAAGCCCGCCAATTTCCTGGCCCGGCAGGTTGATCGCTGGCGCTCGCAGCTTGGCGGCTATCGAGAGTTTGAAGGCTGGACGGGACCGGATGCGCTGCCTTCCGTAGCTGCGGTCGGCGCTTGGCTTGAGCGTCATCGGCCTGAACGCTTCACACCGGGCATCATGCATGGCGACTATCATCTCGCCAATGTCATGTACCGACCGGACGGTGCGGAACTGGCAGCGATCATCGATTGGGAGTTGGCGACGATCGGCGATCCGCTGCTTGACCTTGGATGGGTGTTGGCGACCTGGCCCGACGGCAAGTCCGAAAGCACCGTATCGGTAAAGCCGTGGGACGGCTTTCCCAGCGCCGAAGAGCTGGTGGCGCGTTACGCGTCCAAGTCCGACCGCGATCTTTCGGCGATCGACTGGTATCATGTGCTGGCCTGCTACAAGCTCGGCATCCTGCTGGAGGGCACATATGCCCGCGCCTGCGCCGGAAAAGCGCCGCGTGACACGGGCGATAAGCTTCATGGCCGGGCCGTCCATCTGTTCGAACGCGCCGAAGCGCTGATCCGCTGA
- a CDS encoding uracil-DNA glycosylase, whose translation MTLQSPIPHAEAPLDCPLCPRLAALRETCRAEHPDWWNAPVPAFGDPDARLVVVGLAPGKEGANRTGRAFTGDFAGDLLFSTLGKFGLTNGTYERRADDKLELRGVIILNAVKCLPPQNKPLPQEAHNCRLFLKSAVAALPNAQIFIALGEIAHQSVVKVLGGKLPKARFAHLAEHRVPSGKIVLDSYHCSKRNMMTGRLTEEMFSAVFERAAELLEMDAAPDQRSR comes from the coding sequence ATGACGCTGCAAAGCCCAATCCCGCATGCGGAGGCACCGCTGGACTGCCCTCTTTGTCCGCGCCTCGCCGCATTGCGCGAGACATGCCGGGCGGAGCATCCCGACTGGTGGAATGCGCCAGTGCCGGCGTTCGGCGATCCAGATGCGCGGCTTGTCGTGGTGGGCCTCGCGCCCGGCAAAGAAGGAGCTAATCGCACCGGCCGAGCCTTTACCGGCGACTTTGCGGGTGACCTGCTTTTCTCGACGCTGGGCAAGTTCGGGCTGACGAACGGAACCTATGAGCGCCGCGCGGACGATAAGTTGGAGTTGCGGGGCGTTATCATCCTGAACGCCGTCAAATGCCTTCCGCCGCAGAACAAGCCGCTGCCGCAAGAGGCGCACAACTGCCGCCTTTTCCTGAAATCGGCGGTCGCGGCACTACCCAATGCGCAGATATTCATCGCGCTGGGAGAAATTGCCCACCAGTCGGTGGTGAAGGTGTTGGGCGGGAAGCTGCCAAAGGCGCGCTTCGCCCATCTCGCAGAGCATCGAGTGCCTAGCGGCAAGATAGTCCTGGACAGCTATCACTGTTCCAAACGGAACATGATGACGGGTCGGCTGACGGAGGAGATGTTCTCCGCCGTCTTTGAAAGAGCGGCGGAGTTGTTGGAGATGGACGCTGCGCCCGATCAGCGCAGCAGATAG
- a CDS encoding acyl-CoA dehydrogenase family protein — translation MDFEYSDKVKALRVRLIDFMDAYVYPIERERDHFHHDPANLWKRWPGTEEIKAKAKQAGLWNLFLPHEYGEWSPGLTNLEYAPLAEIMGRVIGSSEYFNCSAPDTGNMELLAKYGTPEQQEQWLKPLLDGAIRSSYAMTEPGVASSDATNLETTVIADGDDYVINGRKWWISGALDPNTKLFILIGRTPNDGPRHRQHSQIIIPADTPGIEIIRPLDVLNAVHSPGGHAEMVFKDVRVPKQNLILGEGRGFEIAQGRLGPGRIHHCMRLIGQAQRALEYMARRVESRVAFGRKLADQGSIRQDIALSFCEIEQARLLTLKAADAMDRYGNKVAKDLIAAIKIVAPRMTQTVADRAMQVFGGIGMSSDFPPAAAFMNARYLRFADGPDEVHMAQLGKLKIAELNELPVR, via the coding sequence ATGGATTTCGAATATTCCGACAAGGTGAAGGCGCTGAGGGTGCGGCTCATCGATTTCATGGACGCATATGTCTATCCGATCGAAAGGGAGCGCGATCATTTCCACCATGATCCGGCCAATTTGTGGAAGCGCTGGCCGGGCACGGAGGAGATCAAGGCGAAGGCTAAGCAAGCGGGTCTGTGGAACCTGTTCCTCCCGCATGAATATGGCGAGTGGAGCCCCGGCCTAACCAATCTGGAATATGCGCCGCTGGCCGAGATCATGGGCCGGGTGATCGGATCGTCCGAATATTTCAACTGCTCTGCGCCAGACACCGGCAATATGGAGTTGCTCGCCAAATATGGCACTCCCGAGCAGCAGGAACAGTGGCTAAAGCCGCTGCTGGATGGCGCCATCCGCTCCTCCTATGCGATGACGGAGCCGGGGGTCGCTTCGTCCGACGCCACGAACCTCGAAACCACGGTCATCGCCGATGGCGACGATTACGTCATCAACGGCCGCAAATGGTGGATATCGGGCGCACTCGATCCCAATACCAAGCTGTTCATCCTGATCGGCCGGACGCCCAATGATGGTCCGCGCCACAGGCAACATTCGCAAATCATCATCCCCGCCGATACACCTGGGATTGAAATCATCCGCCCCCTCGACGTTCTGAATGCGGTGCATTCGCCCGGGGGGCATGCTGAGATGGTGTTCAAAGATGTGCGCGTCCCAAAGCAAAACCTGATCCTCGGCGAAGGGCGCGGCTTCGAAATCGCGCAAGGCCGCTTGGGGCCGGGACGTATCCATCACTGCATGCGCCTCATCGGGCAAGCGCAGCGGGCGCTCGAATATATGGCGCGGCGGGTGGAAAGCCGCGTGGCGTTCGGGCGGAAGCTGGCGGATCAGGGGAGCATCCGGCAGGACATCGCCCTCTCCTTCTGCGAGATCGAGCAGGCTCGGTTGCTAACGCTGAAAGCCGCCGACGCGATGGACCGCTATGGCAACAAGGTCGCCAAGGACCTGATCGCCGCGATCAAGATCGTGGCGCCGCGCATGACCCAGACGGTCGCTGACCGGGCCATGCAGGTCTTTGGCGGCATCGGCATGTCGAGCGACTTCCCGCCCGCAGCCGCCTTCATGAACGCACGCTACCTACGCTTCGCGGATGGCCCAGACGAAGTGCACATGGCGCAGTTGGGCAAGCTCAAGATCGCAGAACTCAACGAACTGCCGGTGCGCTGA
- a CDS encoding TetR/AcrR family transcriptional regulator: MVRLQLARNDEAQRAPAAEQLKKVALQLFAERGVDGVTVREISAAAGQKNHGAVGYYFGSKEALVRAIVMDGAVALERERNAALDALEAQGGPHGIRDVVEILIKPVLALPDEHYVQFIVIFAMTHRDMMLDALDPAWNRAYGRCLDHLRRLMPHMPPVLQNQRFIFMGAYISAVLSARQRALADHSRNHPMWGSEASLEHFLQTLVALLDAPADLPPEMLQSIDKPDGGLPGRPGPVG; encoded by the coding sequence ATGGTCAGACTTCAACTTGCTAGAAATGATGAAGCCCAGCGCGCCCCTGCTGCCGAGCAGCTCAAGAAAGTGGCTTTGCAGCTGTTCGCGGAGCGAGGGGTCGATGGCGTGACCGTTCGCGAGATATCGGCAGCCGCTGGCCAGAAGAATCACGGAGCTGTGGGCTATTATTTCGGATCGAAGGAAGCGCTGGTCCGGGCGATCGTCATGGACGGCGCGGTAGCTCTGGAGCGGGAGCGCAACGCTGCGCTCGATGCGCTGGAGGCGCAGGGAGGACCCCATGGCATCCGTGACGTGGTCGAGATTCTGATCAAACCCGTCCTTGCCCTGCCCGATGAGCATTATGTCCAGTTCATCGTCATCTTCGCCATGACCCATCGCGACATGATGCTCGACGCGCTCGATCCCGCATGGAACCGCGCCTATGGCCGCTGCCTCGATCATCTGCGCCGATTGATGCCGCATATGCCGCCCGTGCTGCAGAACCAGCGTTTCATCTTCATGGGCGCCTATATCAGCGCTGTCCTGTCGGCACGGCAGCGTGCGCTCGCCGACCACAGCCGCAATCACCCGATGTGGGGCAGCGAGGCGAGCCTTGAGCATTTCCTCCAGACGCTTGTGGCGCTACTGGATGCCCCCGCGGACCTGCCGCCGGAGATGCTGCAAAGCATCGACAAGCCGGACGGCGGGCTCCCGGGACGGCCGGGGCCGGTAGGCTGA
- a CDS encoding MFS transporter gives MTAQSAARDIPAIDSQAGPHLGSAWWMVAVLFGLYVLSWVDRLIVSMLVTPIKAHLLLSDVQISMITSTSFAIFYAIFGLPLGWAADRFSRRWIIFGGVVVWGIATTACGFAESYEALLIGRIFVGIGEAALLPAAYSLIADAFPSRLLTRATSTFQTAGKVGSATAFALGGVAIAFATANSGIHIPFHGPAQPWQLVMMMVGVPGILLALLLFTFPDPGRRRTPGTTTEQQKGEIRAFVSQNWKLLGLMLIGTSCLAMCGYSMTNWVPAYIERHFGWKPVQYGFALSLMNIVSAVSLVVNGWIVDKLFARGMKDAHLRFYGWLILGFLPVVAYMFFATNPYVFLACYCVAQFITVPFMVYVSSVMGLIAPATIRSRMLASFLFVFTILGQGAGPAIVAALTEYVFHDEGALGQSLAIVVTVSSILALISFRAALRYLAPAIASRKDLSCL, from the coding sequence ATGACCGCGCAGAGCGCAGCCAGAGACATTCCGGCCATCGACAGTCAGGCCGGTCCCCACCTGGGCAGCGCCTGGTGGATGGTGGCGGTGCTGTTCGGCCTTTATGTGCTGAGCTGGGTCGATCGGCTTATCGTGTCGATGCTGGTGACGCCGATCAAGGCGCATCTGCTGCTGTCCGATGTGCAGATCAGCATGATCACCTCAACCTCCTTCGCCATATTCTATGCCATTTTCGGCTTGCCCCTGGGATGGGCGGCGGATCGTTTTTCCCGGCGCTGGATCATCTTCGGCGGGGTTGTGGTTTGGGGCATCGCCACCACGGCCTGCGGCTTTGCCGAGAGCTATGAGGCGCTGCTGATAGGACGCATCTTCGTGGGGATCGGAGAAGCAGCACTGCTGCCCGCTGCCTATTCGCTGATCGCCGACGCGTTCCCGTCGCGTCTGCTGACCCGCGCCACATCGACCTTCCAGACGGCGGGGAAGGTCGGATCGGCCACCGCCTTCGCCTTGGGGGGCGTCGCCATCGCCTTCGCTACGGCCAACAGCGGCATCCACATTCCCTTCCATGGCCCGGCACAACCCTGGCAGCTGGTCATGATGATGGTCGGCGTCCCCGGCATATTGCTGGCGCTATTGCTGTTCACCTTTCCCGATCCGGGCCGCCGCCGGACGCCAGGCACGACGACCGAACAGCAGAAGGGTGAGATCAGGGCCTTCGTGAGTCAGAACTGGAAGCTGCTCGGCTTGATGCTCATCGGCACTTCCTGCCTCGCCATGTGCGGCTATTCCATGACCAACTGGGTGCCCGCCTATATCGAGCGGCATTTCGGGTGGAAGCCGGTGCAATATGGCTTTGCCTTGAGCCTGATGAACATCGTGTCAGCGGTCTCGCTGGTGGTGAATGGCTGGATCGTGGACAAACTGTTCGCCCGCGGGATGAAGGACGCGCATCTGCGCTTTTATGGCTGGCTGATCCTCGGCTTCCTGCCGGTGGTCGCCTATATGTTCTTCGCCACCAATCCCTATGTCTTCCTGGCCTGCTACTGCGTGGCGCAGTTCATCACCGTGCCCTTCATGGTCTATGTTTCGTCGGTGATGGGGCTGATCGCGCCTGCGACGATCCGGTCGCGAATGCTGGCCTCCTTCCTGTTCGTCTTCACCATTCTCGGTCAGGGCGCCGGTCCCGCTATCGTCGCCGCACTGACTGAATATGTGTTCCACGATGAAGGAGCGCTTGGTCAGTCTCTGGCGATCGTGGTCACGGTGAGTTCCATTCTCGCCCTCATCTCCTTCCGTGCGGCGCTGAGATATCTCGCGCCCGCCATCGCCTCCCGAAAGGATCTTTCATGTCTCTGA
- the folK gene encoding 2-amino-4-hydroxy-6-hydroxymethyldihydropteridine diphosphokinase — MPKTSLHHLYALALGSNRPLSAKRPPASLLREAIGGIAALGTIFATAPVIPTAPLGPSLRRFANGAVLLESSLNPSEMLSALQQIEDRLGRRRHRRWGARSIDIDIILWSGGRWDSRTLHIPHSAFRSRDFVLLPLLTIAPKWRDPVSGLSIRHLDARLRKATPLLRPRG, encoded by the coding sequence ATGCCCAAGACAAGCCTTCATCATCTTTATGCGCTCGCGCTTGGGTCCAACCGCCCTCTTTCCGCAAAAAGACCGCCCGCAAGCCTGCTGCGAGAGGCCATCGGCGGGATCGCGGCACTCGGCACGATCTTCGCCACTGCTCCGGTCATCCCAACAGCGCCGCTCGGCCCTTCCCTGCGGCGGTTCGCCAACGGCGCGGTGCTGTTGGAAAGCTCACTAAATCCAAGTGAGATGCTAAGCGCACTCCAACAAATAGAAGACCGGCTGGGCAGGCGTCGCCATCGCCGCTGGGGCGCACGCAGCATCGACATCGACATCATCCTCTGGTCCGGCGGACGCTGGGACAGCCGCACGCTGCACATTCCCCATTCAGCCTTCCGCAGCCGTGACTTCGTCCTATTGCCGCTCCTCACCATCGCGCCCAAGTGGCGCGATCCGGTTTCCGGGCTTTCCATCCGGCATCTTGACGCGAGGTTGCGAAAAGCGACGCCTTTGCTGCGTCCTAGAGGTTGA
- a CDS encoding SDR family NAD(P)-dependent oxidoreductase: protein MINELDFTGKTVLVAGGSSGIGNGMAQAFRQRGAQVHVWGTRASAADYAGDEGCDLEGLGYSQVDVSDAAAIAAAPVPFEKLDVLIHSQGAVLYRRQEFEAEGWNKVMAVNLDSILHISNLCREALAAARGTIIAVSSIGAFKATFGNPAYAASKAGAVNLVRALAIAWAGDGIRVNGIAPSLVDTKMTKVTMDNDERRERALAKIPLGRFGSVEEMAGVALFLASPLSGYICGQTLIVDGGLTLT from the coding sequence TTGATCAACGAACTCGACTTCACCGGAAAGACCGTTCTGGTGGCCGGCGGATCGAGCGGCATCGGCAATGGCATGGCGCAAGCCTTCCGCCAGCGCGGCGCGCAGGTCCATGTCTGGGGCACGCGAGCCAGCGCGGCGGACTATGCGGGCGACGAAGGCTGCGACCTGGAGGGCCTAGGCTATAGTCAGGTGGATGTGAGCGATGCGGCGGCCATTGCGGCGGCTCCGGTGCCTTTCGAAAAGCTTGACGTCCTGATCCATTCGCAGGGGGCCGTGCTCTACCGGCGGCAGGAGTTCGAGGCTGAAGGCTGGAACAAGGTGATGGCGGTCAATCTCGACTCCATCCTCCACATCTCCAACCTCTGCCGCGAAGCCTTGGCCGCAGCAAGAGGGACCATCATCGCTGTCAGTTCAATCGGCGCGTTCAAGGCGACCTTCGGCAATCCAGCCTATGCGGCGTCGAAGGCAGGCGCTGTCAATCTGGTCCGCGCGCTGGCGATCGCCTGGGCCGGCGACGGCATCCGCGTCAACGGCATCGCCCCCAGTCTGGTCGATACCAAGATGACCAAGGTCACCATGGACAATGACGAGCGCAGAGAACGCGCGCTGGCCAAGATTCCGCTGGGCCGCTTTGGCTCCGTTGAGGAAATGGCAGGGGTCGCGCTGTTCCTGGCCTCTCCCCTCTCCGGCTATATTTGCGGGCAGACGCTGATCGTCGATGGCGGTCTCACGCTCACCTGA